A region of Nostoc sp. 'Peltigera membranacea cyanobiont' N6 DNA encodes the following proteins:
- a CDS encoding lysophospholipid acyltransferase family protein codes for MSRNSPLEISRALVAALSTQMFRYYEDRIPQDASVLVVSNHRSFMDAPILMAALSSPIRFACHHYMGQVPVMREIVTDQLGCFPLEQTQNRQQSFFSQSQLLLQSKQMVGVFPEGTAPMVKFTQPNQMGEFQRGFAHLALRADVQDLAILPIAIASLEEVNTNGFPLRFLSVFDPSEPLFNQAGWHPLVIYRRVAVLIGRPYWITPQHQKKYHGKQARTVVAELTEHCHGEISNLLRQGCY; via the coding sequence ATGAGTCGAAATAGCCCCCTAGAGATTTCTCGCGCTTTGGTGGCGGCACTTTCAACCCAAATGTTTCGCTATTATGAGGATCGTATTCCCCAGGATGCTAGCGTTTTGGTAGTCAGCAATCACCGCAGCTTCATGGATGCACCGATTTTAATGGCAGCGCTATCGAGTCCGATTCGCTTTGCTTGCCACCACTACATGGGACAAGTACCAGTAATGCGGGAGATTGTCACCGATCAATTGGGGTGTTTTCCTTTGGAGCAAACTCAAAACCGCCAACAAAGCTTTTTTTCGCAGTCACAGTTGCTATTGCAGTCTAAGCAGATGGTGGGAGTCTTTCCAGAAGGGACTGCACCAATGGTGAAATTTACTCAACCAAACCAAATGGGTGAGTTTCAACGGGGATTTGCCCATTTAGCACTGCGAGCTGATGTGCAAGATTTAGCAATTTTGCCGATCGCGATCGCATCCTTAGAAGAGGTAAACACCAATGGTTTTCCCTTAAGGTTTTTGAGTGTATTTGACCCTTCAGAACCTTTATTTAATCAAGCTGGCTGGCATCCTCTAGTAATTTATCGTCGGGTTGCGGTGTTAATCGGTCGCCCTTATTGGATTACACCCCAACATCAAAAAAAATATCACGGTAAACAAGCCAGAACTGTTGTGGCTGAACTGACAGAACACTGTCATGGTGAAATTAGCAATTTACTGCGTCAGGGTTGCTATTAG
- a CDS encoding LabA-like NYN domain-containing protein encodes MLNNFETDSIFTPEQVLENRGRVAIFIDGSNLFYAALQLGIEIDYTKLLCRLTGGSRLLRSFFYTGVDRTNEKQQGFLLWMRRNGYRVIAKDLVQLPDGSKKANLDVEIAVDMMALVDSYDTAVLVSGDGDLAYAVNSVSYRGVRVEVVSLRSMTSDSLINVSDRYIDLEAIKEDIQKTPRQSYPYRPLSGIGFLEDPRTSDGHLEIQE; translated from the coding sequence ATGTTGAATAATTTTGAAACCGATTCAATATTTACGCCAGAACAAGTTTTAGAGAATCGGGGTAGGGTCGCCATATTTATTGATGGCTCAAATTTATTTTACGCTGCACTGCAACTAGGGATTGAAATCGATTACACGAAGCTATTGTGTCGGTTAACAGGAGGTTCTAGACTCCTGCGGTCTTTTTTCTACACTGGTGTAGACCGGACAAACGAAAAGCAACAGGGATTTTTGCTGTGGATGCGTCGCAATGGCTATCGAGTCATTGCTAAGGATTTAGTCCAGCTACCAGATGGCTCTAAAAAAGCTAACCTGGATGTAGAAATAGCTGTAGACATGATGGCGCTAGTAGATTCTTATGATACCGCAGTTTTAGTTAGCGGTGATGGGGATTTAGCTTATGCGGTCAATTCAGTCAGCTATCGTGGCGTGCGGGTAGAAGTGGTAAGTTTGCGTTCGATGACCAGCGACAGCTTAATTAATGTAAGCGATCGCTACATCGATTTAGAAGCCATCAAAGAAGACATTCAAAAAACCCCTCGCCAAAGCTATCCATACCGACCGTTATCTGGTATCGGTTTTTTGGAAGACCCAAGAACTAGTGATGGACACCTAGAAATCCAAGAATAA
- the metG gene encoding methionine--tRNA ligase has translation MNLVNKTEKTFALTTPLYYVNDVPHIGSAYTTIAADVIARFYRLLGHEVLLITGTDEHGQKIQRSAESLGKAPQEFCDEIVPSFVSLWQLLDIQYDRFSRTTAPRHEAIVKEFFERVWKSGDIYQGQQQGWYCVSCEEFKEERDLLEGHRCPIHINKEVEWRDEQNYFFRLSKYQTKLTEFYQSKPDFIQPESRRNEVLSFVNQGLQDFSISRVNLDWGFPVPVDPKHTLYVWFDALLGYVTALLEPDAEPTLANALETWWPINLHLIGKDILRFHAVYWPAMLLSAGLPLPDRVFGHGFLTKDGQKMGKSLGNTLDPVALVQRYGSDAVRYYFLKEIEFGKDGDFNEVRFINVLNADLANDLGNLLNRTLSMVKKYCVDNNFPSIGNEGIPDENPLKTIGLRLGEQVKQAYKELAFSQACGAILSLAQASNKFIDEQAPWTLYKQGQQESVEKVLYAVLESVRLAAYLLSPIIPNISSDIYQQLGFEIDFNEQIQSSVTAPFATHATWGILSSKQQLGTFQPVFKRIEPPKND, from the coding sequence ATGAATCTAGTGAATAAAACAGAAAAAACATTTGCACTGACAACACCGCTATATTATGTAAACGATGTCCCCCATATAGGCAGTGCTTATACTACGATCGCGGCAGATGTAATAGCGCGTTTTTATAGGCTACTAGGGCATGAGGTATTACTAATTACAGGTACAGATGAACACGGGCAAAAAATTCAGCGATCGGCAGAAAGTTTAGGCAAAGCACCACAAGAGTTTTGCGATGAAATTGTCCCTAGCTTTGTGAGTTTGTGGCAGTTACTAGACATTCAATACGATCGCTTTAGTCGAACTACTGCGCCTCGTCATGAAGCGATCGTCAAAGAATTCTTTGAGCGAGTTTGGAAATCTGGTGATATCTACCAGGGACAACAACAAGGCTGGTACTGCGTATCCTGTGAAGAATTCAAAGAAGAACGGGATCTGCTAGAAGGACATCGTTGCCCGATTCATATTAACAAAGAAGTCGAGTGGCGAGACGAGCAAAACTATTTTTTCCGCTTATCCAAATATCAAACTAAGCTGACAGAATTTTATCAATCTAAACCCGATTTTATTCAACCAGAAAGTCGGCGAAATGAAGTCCTCAGCTTTGTCAATCAAGGGCTGCAAGACTTTTCTATTTCACGGGTGAATTTAGATTGGGGTTTTCCTGTACCAGTCGATCCCAAACACACTCTTTATGTCTGGTTTGACGCGCTGCTAGGTTATGTCACGGCATTACTCGAACCAGATGCAGAACCGACTTTAGCAAATGCTTTAGAAACTTGGTGGCCAATCAACCTGCACCTAATTGGTAAAGATATTTTGCGCTTCCATGCAGTTTATTGGCCCGCAATGTTGTTGTCGGCTGGCTTACCTTTGCCAGACCGAGTATTTGGGCATGGCTTTTTGACTAAAGATGGTCAAAAGATGGGCAAAAGTCTGGGTAACACCCTCGATCCTGTTGCGTTAGTTCAGCGCTATGGTAGTGATGCCGTTCGTTATTACTTCCTTAAGGAAATCGAATTTGGCAAGGATGGAGATTTTAATGAAGTAAGGTTCATTAATGTTCTGAATGCAGATTTGGCAAATGATTTAGGTAATTTGCTCAATCGCACCTTGAGCATGGTGAAAAAATACTGCGTTGACAATAATTTCCCATCAATCGGCAATGAAGGAATTCCTGACGAAAATCCTTTGAAAACAATTGGTTTGCGTCTAGGGGAACAGGTGAAACAAGCATACAAGGAACTAGCTTTCAGTCAAGCCTGTGGGGCTATCCTTTCACTGGCGCAAGCCAGCAATAAGTTTATTGATGAACAAGCTCCTTGGACATTATATAAACAGGGACAACAGGAGTCCGTGGAAAAAGTTCTCTACGCAGTTCTAGAATCAGTTAGACTAGCAGCTTATCTGCTATCCCCAATTATTCCGAACATCAGTAGTGATATTTATCAGCAACTGGGCTTTGAAATAGACTTTAACGAGCAAATACAAAGTTCAGTTACCGCTCCTTTTGCCACTCATGCGACATGGGGGATACTATCTAGTAAACAACAGTTGGGTACATTCCAACCAGTTTTTAAGCGAATAGAACCCCCAAAAAACGATTAG